The following are from one region of the Stanieria sp. NIES-3757 genome:
- a CDS encoding O-antigen polymerase, whose product MLILPIIPALAALGLLIVLIRVWRKHFQRIIQNRLNWGWAIVSIGLLINPLMAEHSQEAWLGLANFLPFFGLFTAITCLIKDYHQLQRLAWLLILPSLPIVLLGSGQLFGNWSLPNLIGWELIPQGVPPGRMSSVFSYANFLAVYLLMTLIFSLGLWLETYQVWCNKVNQKTAWILLSVTLILLSNITGLILTSSRNAWGIACLAGLAFAFYLGWRWLVWGIVGFATTIGWASLGANFGGQWLRTIVPTFIWARLSDQMYPDRPIETLRITQWRFCWELIQQRPLTGWGIRNFTPLYQAKMNVWFGHPHSFLLMMLAETGIILTLLFLGLVGWVMFQAILLLKKSEEITQSERLILFTYILAFASCISFNLVDVTIFDLRINTIGWIVFAAINGIVLQQRASCIKTSNKSN is encoded by the coding sequence GTGTTAATTTTGCCGATTATTCCTGCTTTAGCAGCATTGGGATTATTAATCGTTTTAATTCGGGTTTGGCGAAAACACTTCCAGCGAATAATCCAAAATCGTCTCAACTGGGGTTGGGCAATTGTTAGTATCGGCTTATTAATTAATCCTTTAATGGCAGAACATTCCCAAGAAGCTTGGTTAGGATTAGCTAATTTTCTGCCTTTTTTTGGTTTATTTACGGCTATTACTTGTTTAATTAAAGATTATCATCAATTACAGCGTCTAGCTTGGCTATTAATTCTTCCTTCTTTGCCGATTGTGCTTCTTGGTAGCGGTCAATTATTCGGCAATTGGTCTCTTCCTAATTTAATCGGCTGGGAATTAATTCCTCAAGGAGTTCCTCCAGGCAGAATGTCGTCTGTATTTAGTTATGCTAATTTTTTAGCCGTTTATCTTCTGATGACATTGATTTTCAGCCTGGGACTATGGCTAGAAACTTATCAAGTTTGGTGCAATAAAGTTAATCAAAAAACTGCTTGGATATTATTAAGCGTTACTTTAATTTTATTAAGCAATATTACAGGTTTAATTTTGACTAGTTCTCGAAATGCCTGGGGTATTGCTTGCTTGGCCGGTTTGGCTTTTGCTTTTTATCTAGGTTGGCGTTGGTTAGTTTGGGGCATAGTTGGTTTTGCTACTACGATTGGTTGGGCTTCCTTGGGGGCTAATTTTGGTGGTCAATGGTTACGAACAATTGTTCCTACGTTTATTTGGGCAAGATTATCAGATCAAATGTACCCAGACCGACCGATAGAAACTCTACGCATTACTCAATGGAGATTTTGTTGGGAACTAATTCAGCAACGCCCTCTAACTGGTTGGGGTATTAGAAATTTTACTCCTCTTTATCAAGCCAAAATGAATGTTTGGTTTGGACATCCCCATAGTTTTTTGTTGATGATGTTAGCCGAAACAGGAATTATTTTGACCTTGTTATTTTTAGGTTTAGTAGGATGGGTCATGTTTCAGGCAATTTTATTGCTTAAAAAATCCGAAGAAATAACACAATCAGAGCGTTTAATTTTATTTACTTATATTCTTGCTTTTGCTAGTTGTATTAGCTTCAATTTAGTAGATGTAACAATTTTTGATTTAAGAATAAATACAATAGGTTGGATTGTATTTGCAGCAATTAATGGAATAGTTTTACAACAAAGAGCAAGTTGCATTAAAACAAGTAATAAATCTAATTAA
- a CDS encoding polysaccharide export protein: MVTIFQPQQQSSTSVRKSSIEYQKLIFLSSMAVLWWSFNLAILTNQALSQTSITFPKQEKLISQPTLAPDLSPPSTFDSENPPPESYSPAKFNSNDSQQFKVYRLNTGDGINISVPKFSEFSTLANLDEEGNVLVPILGRVALAGLSLTEAEQKISYELGTHFIQEQPEVLVSLTAPRPANVTVLGEVLKPGFYSFISGSPLTSALLAAGGTTNNADLRSIIVRRSLVDGSVLEEKIDFYTPLINSQSFPNFHLQGGDTIIVSQLEVGKDRNYDRSLIANTTLSQQTINVRVLAPIRADGGGGTTFRNLVLPNGSTFIDALASLPPVDNILLKDKVALLRFDPETGGIITQELNAQDVIRKGDIAQNIPLQNEDVIVVNRNLLGKVFNAFDQLTQPLRSVFGFRAFFNDVFN; the protein is encoded by the coding sequence ATGGTAACTATTTTTCAACCACAACAACAATCCTCAACTTCTGTCAGGAAAAGTTCGATTGAGTATCAAAAACTGATTTTTTTATCGAGTATGGCAGTTTTGTGGTGGAGTTTCAATTTAGCAATCTTGACTAATCAAGCTTTGAGTCAAACGTCAATTACTTTTCCTAAACAAGAAAAACTAATTTCTCAACCGACCTTAGCACCTGATTTATCTCCTCCCTCAACTTTTGATTCTGAAAATCCTCCTCCCGAAAGTTACTCTCCCGCTAAATTTAATTCCAATGATTCTCAGCAATTTAAAGTTTATCGTCTCAATACTGGAGATGGTATTAATATCAGCGTGCCTAAATTTTCTGAATTTAGTACCTTAGCTAATCTTGATGAAGAAGGTAATGTCCTAGTTCCCATTTTAGGCAGAGTTGCTTTAGCAGGATTAAGTTTAACCGAAGCTGAACAAAAAATTAGTTATGAGTTAGGTACTCATTTTATACAAGAACAACCAGAAGTTTTAGTTTCTCTTACTGCTCCTCGTCCAGCTAATGTTACCGTCTTAGGGGAGGTATTAAAACCAGGATTTTATTCTTTTATTTCTGGTTCGCCCCTTACCTCAGCTTTATTAGCAGCAGGAGGAACTACCAATAATGCCGACTTGCGCTCAATTATTGTTCGTCGTTCGTTAGTTGATGGCTCTGTTTTGGAGGAGAAAATAGATTTTTACACTCCTTTAATTAATAGTCAAAGCTTTCCCAATTTTCATTTGCAAGGAGGAGATACGATTATTGTTTCTCAACTAGAAGTAGGAAAAGACCGTAATTATGACCGCAGCTTAATTGCAAACACTACTTTATCTCAACAAACTATCAATGTTCGGGTTCTTGCTCCTATCAGAGCCGACGGAGGAGGAGGAACCACCTTTCGTAATCTAGTTCTACCCAACGGCAGTACTTTCATCGATGCGCTTGCCTCCTTACCACCTGTTGATAATATCTTACTTAAAGATAAAGTTGCTTTACTACGTTTCGATCCAGAAACAGGAGGAATTATCACCCAGGAGCTTAATGCACAGGATGTAATTAGAAAAGGAGATATTGCCCAAAATATTCCCTTACAAAATGAAGATGTGATTGTAGTTAACCGTAATTTGCTAGGCAAAGTCTTTAACGCTTTCGATCAGCTTACTCAACCTTTACGAAGTGTATTTGGCTTTCGCGCCTTTTTTAATGATGTTTTTAACTAA
- a CDS encoding extracellular solute-binding protein family 5, translated as MLHLLNYFKTWFVVIVTTTSLTLTACSQVIENSQATQVPQLVQAILSDPKTFNPVLSSDATSSSVGSMILEGLIKENPITGENEPALAESWEISEDKLSIIFTLKSGLKWSDGHPLTADDVVFSYNQLYLNEAIPTGARDVIRIGQSGALPKVRKINDLQVEFTIPEPFAPFLGSTSLSILPAHILKETVEKKDQNGNPVFLSTWSVDTPPEKIVASGAYKLKSYATSQRIVFEKNPNYWQKDEQSNQLPYIQKVIWEIVESTDTSLLQFRSGGLDSMSISPDYFSLLKKEENRGNFTIYNGGPDYGTNFIAFNLNKGTKEGKPLVGVNKSRWFNNVKFRQAISYAIDRQRMVNNIYRGLGEAQTSPISVQSPYYYQGLQGYTYNPDKAKQLLLEAGFQYNNQQELLDDNGKRVRFNLNTNAGNKIREAMGSQIKEDLGKIGIKIDFSPIAFNVLVDRLDNSLEWECILLGLTGGNEPNNGANIWFTDGNLHMFNQDKPGIEGREIADWETEISQLFIKGARELDEAKRKEIYAEIQKKAEYYLPFIYLVNPLALGAVRNNIQPIQYSALGGAFWNLEELKITE; from the coding sequence ATGTTGCATTTACTGAATTATTTTAAGACTTGGTTCGTAGTTATCGTTACAACTACCAGTCTGACTTTAACTGCTTGTAGTCAGGTGATTGAAAACTCTCAAGCAACTCAAGTTCCCCAACTAGTTCAAGCCATTCTCAGCGATCCCAAAACCTTCAATCCTGTCTTATCTTCTGATGCTACCAGCAGTAGTGTGGGTAGTATGATTTTAGAGGGTTTAATCAAGGAAAATCCAATTACAGGCGAAAATGAGCCAGCTTTAGCTGAATCTTGGGAAATTTCTGAAGATAAATTAAGTATTATTTTTACTCTCAAATCGGGTTTAAAGTGGTCTGATGGTCATCCGTTAACAGCAGATGATGTAGTGTTTAGCTACAACCAACTTTATCTCAATGAAGCAATCCCAACAGGTGCGAGAGATGTAATTCGTATCGGTCAAAGTGGTGCTTTACCCAAGGTACGCAAAATCAACGATTTACAAGTAGAATTTACTATTCCCGAACCTTTTGCACCTTTTTTAGGTAGTACTAGTTTATCAATTTTACCAGCCCACATTCTTAAAGAAACTGTTGAAAAAAAAGACCAAAATGGTAACCCTGTTTTTCTTTCTACTTGGTCAGTTGATACTCCTCCAGAAAAAATTGTTGCCAGTGGTGCTTATAAATTAAAAAGTTATGCCACTTCTCAAAGAATTGTCTTTGAAAAAAATCCTAATTATTGGCAAAAAGACGAACAAAGCAATCAACTTCCTTATATTCAAAAAGTTATTTGGGAAATTGTCGAATCAACCGATACTTCTTTATTACAATTTCGTTCAGGTGGTTTAGACTCAATGAGCATTTCTCCTGACTATTTTTCTTTACTAAAAAAAGAAGAAAATCGAGGCAATTTTACTATTTATAACGGAGGTCCTGATTACGGAACTAACTTTATTGCTTTTAATTTAAATAAAGGTACTAAGGAAGGTAAACCTTTAGTTGGAGTTAATAAATCGCGTTGGTTTAATAATGTTAAATTTCGTCAAGCAATTTCCTATGCCATTGACCGCCAACGGATGGTTAATAATATTTATCGAGGCTTAGGAGAAGCACAAACTTCCCCTATTTCTGTACAATCTCCTTATTATTATCAAGGTTTACAAGGTTATACCTATAATCCCGACAAAGCCAAGCAACTACTTCTTGAAGCAGGATTTCAATATAACAATCAACAAGAATTATTAGATGATAACGGTAAACGAGTTCGTTTTAATTTAAATACTAATGCTGGTAATAAAATTCGCGAAGCAATGGGTTCACAAATTAAAGAAGATTTAGGAAAAATTGGTATCAAAATAGATTTTAGCCCAATTGCTTTTAATGTTTTAGTAGACCGTTTAGATAACTCTTTAGAATGGGAATGTATTTTGCTTGGTTTAACAGGAGGAAATGAACCTAATAACGGAGCAAATATTTGGTTTACCGACGGCAATCTTCATATGTTTAATCAAGACAAACCAGGAATTGAAGGAAGAGAAATAGCAGATTGGGAAACAGAAATTAGTCAGCTTTTTATTAAGGGTGCTAGAGAATTAGATGAAGCTAAACGCAAAGAAATTTATGCAGAAATCCAAAAAAAAGCAGAGTATTATCTTCCTTTTATTTATCTAGTTAATCCGTTAGCATTAGGTGCAGTACGTAATAATATTCAACCAATTCAATATTCAGCTTTAGGTGGTGCATTTTGGAATTTAGAAGAGTTAAAAATAACCGAGTAA
- a CDS encoding DegT/DnrJ/EryC1/StrS aminotransferase family protein: MTSTLVKVPFVDLSIQHQPIQTKIEQAIDQVIGQGDFILGEALAEFEVAFATACGVRYGIGVASGTDAIALGLKACGIGKGDEVLVPANTFIATIIGVIHAGAIPILVDCDYDTALIDFDSAAKAITSRTKAILPVHLYGQMVSPSQLKDFANTYNLIIFEDAAQAHLAEREGFRAGSIGLAAGFSFYPSKNLGAFGSGGMVVTNNLAIAEKVRSLRNYGAPRKYFHTELGTNSRLDTLQAAILNIKLPHLSEWNLTRNKAAQIYDLALQPLETQQVVPIKNYSQFGHVYHLYVIRLNQKLAQYREAIQQQLQELGIQTGIHYPIPCHLQPAYSYLGYQLGDLPQAEALCEQILSLPIYPGLDEEQIGLVSEQLTKVIYFFNTF; encoded by the coding sequence ATGACTTCAACTTTGGTAAAAGTCCCTTTTGTTGACCTCAGCATACAACATCAACCAATTCAAACCAAAATTGAACAAGCAATCGATCAAGTAATTGGACAAGGAGACTTTATCTTAGGTGAAGCGTTAGCAGAATTTGAAGTTGCTTTTGCTACAGCTTGTGGTGTTCGTTATGGAATTGGAGTAGCTTCGGGAACAGATGCGATCGCTTTGGGTTTAAAAGCTTGTGGGATCGGTAAAGGAGATGAAGTTTTAGTTCCTGCCAATACTTTTATCGCAACCATTATTGGTGTGATTCATGCTGGTGCCATACCTATTTTAGTCGATTGTGACTATGATACAGCCCTAATTGATTTCGACTCAGCAGCTAAGGCAATTACCTCTCGTACCAAAGCCATTTTACCAGTCCATCTCTACGGACAAATGGTATCTCCAAGTCAACTTAAAGATTTTGCTAATACTTATAATTTGATTATTTTTGAAGATGCTGCTCAAGCACACTTAGCCGAAAGAGAAGGGTTTCGTGCAGGTTCGATTGGACTAGCAGCAGGATTTAGTTTCTATCCTAGTAAAAATCTTGGTGCTTTTGGTAGTGGTGGCATGGTTGTGACAAATAATCTAGCGATCGCTGAAAAAGTGCGTAGTCTTCGTAATTATGGCGCACCCCGCAAATACTTTCATACTGAGTTAGGAACTAATAGTCGTCTTGACACTCTACAAGCAGCTATTCTCAACATCAAATTACCGCATTTATCTGAATGGAATTTAACCAGAAATAAAGCTGCTCAAATTTACGATCTTGCTCTTCAACCATTAGAAACTCAACAAGTTGTTCCGATTAAAAATTACAGTCAATTTGGTCATGTTTATCATCTTTATGTAATTCGCCTCAATCAAAAACTAGCTCAATATCGAGAAGCAATTCAGCAACAATTACAAGAATTAGGGATTCAAACTGGTATTCATTATCCAATCCCTTGCCATCTCCAGCCTGCGTATAGCTATTTAGGTTATCAATTAGGAGATTTACCTCAAGCTGAAGCTTTGTGCGAGCAAATTTTATCTTTACCGATTTATCCAGGTTTAGATGAAGAGCAAATTGGTCTAGTAAGCGAACAGTTAACCAAAGTTATTTATTTTTTTAATACATTTTAA
- a CDS encoding serine/threonine protein kinase, translated as MDNFPDFNQYGYQIVEELGRNREGGRITWKGSDLSSQATVVIKQFCFATIGSSWSGYKAYEQEIHLLQQLNHANIPRYLGSFETENGFCLVQEYKNAQPLAVKKNLIPAEIKLITIKILEILVYLQQQTPPIFHRDLKPENILVDQELNVYLIDFGFAKVGSEKASSSSVFKGTPGFIPPEQIIKPTTATDLYSLGVTLICLLTQKSSSEIQSLATADNPYQLEFKSLLPPLNHKFINWLEKIVQPQTSKRFSNAASALAALQPLDLNYVPQGNLVKTTIDFVPQLKKPLQLGLVTLTVTSALAVIGIELAVNQIELSISNIAIALLSGIVIIITQIAAVIISKNEPEIKNKTAFFAIIIPTILVIIAGLIMGTKETLAITAAIIIAEIIILVYFLNQQLEINKFSLIATIFLGILFGIGLNLI; from the coding sequence ATGGATAATTTCCCTGATTTTAATCAATATGGCTATCAAATTGTTGAAGAGTTAGGAAGAAATCGAGAAGGAGGCAGAATTACCTGGAAAGGAAGCGATTTGTCTAGCCAAGCAACAGTAGTAATAAAACAGTTTTGTTTTGCCACAATTGGTTCAAGTTGGTCAGGGTATAAAGCTTACGAACAAGAAATACATTTACTACAACAATTAAATCATGCTAATATTCCCCGTTATTTGGGGAGTTTTGAAACAGAAAATGGTTTTTGTTTAGTTCAAGAATATAAAAATGCTCAACCTTTAGCTGTTAAAAAAAATTTAATTCCTGCTGAAATTAAACTTATTACTATTAAAATTTTAGAAATTTTAGTCTATCTTCAGCAGCAAACTCCCCCCATATTTCACCGCGATCTTAAACCAGAAAATATTTTAGTTGATCAAGAATTAAACGTTTATTTAATTGATTTTGGTTTTGCTAAAGTTGGTAGTGAAAAAGCTTCTAGTAGTAGTGTTTTTAAAGGAACACCAGGCTTTATTCCTCCAGAACAAATTATCAAACCAACTACAGCTACAGATTTATATAGTTTAGGGGTAACTTTAATCTGTTTATTAACTCAAAAATCTAGTTCCGAAATTCAATCCTTAGCAACTGCCGATAATCCTTATCAATTAGAATTTAAATCTTTATTACCGCCGTTGAATCACAAATTTATTAATTGGCTAGAAAAAATAGTTCAACCTCAAACCAGTAAAAGATTTTCTAATGCAGCCTCAGCTTTAGCAGCTTTACAACCATTAGATTTAAACTATGTACCTCAAGGAAATTTAGTAAAAACAACTATCGATTTTGTTCCTCAATTAAAAAAACCTTTACAACTAGGATTAGTAACTCTCACAGTAACCTCAGCACTAGCCGTAATTGGGATCGAGTTAGCAGTAAATCAAATCGAACTAAGTATTTCTAATATTGCGATCGCATTATTGAGCGGAATTGTAATTATTATTACTCAAATTGCTGCGGTAATTATTAGCAAAAATGAACCTGAAATTAAAAATAAAACAGCTTTTTTTGCCATAATTATCCCTACTATTTTAGTGATTATTGCTGGCTTAATCATGGGAACAAAAGAAACCTTGGCAATAACCGCAGCAATTATAATAGCTGAAATAATAATTTTAGTTTATTTTCTTAATCAACAACTTGAAATAAATAAATTTAGTTTAATTGCAACTATTTTTTTAGGTATTTTATTCGGAATCGGATTAAACTTGATTTGA
- a CDS encoding GAF sensor signal transduction histidine kinase has protein sequence MFTGFNSELVNSQIAPMQASTIYWQHLGAELVYTQDRFGTYLSFWWEGGKAIGLDQEQVIGSALEAIFTPIDTQAYYQKILRVIQRRIPEQCYCLFQYQEQFFPFELVISPILPAQGESMSVLVMGHLLKDLEISLINSGGNLPLYSYHKLLKQISRKIRCSLDLETIWQETVNSLGSALSVSRCLILSYCSTKKELKVEAEYLQAGYSSMLGLSLNWKAELYLRQALKSRYPVAVDLLDNDPYRQKSVLVVSSAYNNQENALICLQQCDRYRYWTVAEMELLQDLAEQVGTAIAHAQLYQELEQASFKAEEANRLKSDFLANTSHELRTPLNGIIGFLKLLLEGMADDPEEQQEFIQEAYKSSIHLLNLINDILDIAKIEAGKMELELTDVELEELFQDVDNLIRTQAEQKHLSLQLKLPATLTPVTLFGNYQRLLQVMLNLVGNAIKFTHEGGIVISAEISKKKTNIEKREFPGLVKISVADTGIGVSLEKQAKLFENFFQVDGSRTKSYGGTGLGLAISQKLIEAMGGTISFYSMGEGLGSTVTFTVPLSHLPVIKTVQ, from the coding sequence ATGTTCACTGGATTTAATTCAGAACTTGTTAATAGTCAAATTGCTCCTATGCAAGCAAGCACAATTTATTGGCAACATTTAGGAGCAGAATTGGTTTATACTCAAGACCGTTTTGGTACGTATCTTTCTTTTTGGTGGGAAGGAGGCAAAGCAATCGGCTTAGACCAAGAGCAGGTTATTGGTTCAGCTTTAGAAGCAATTTTTACGCCCATCGATACTCAAGCTTATTATCAAAAAATTCTGCGAGTTATTCAGAGACGGATTCCAGAACAATGTTATTGTTTGTTCCAATATCAAGAGCAATTTTTCCCTTTTGAGTTAGTTATTAGTCCAATTTTGCCTGCTCAGGGAGAATCGATGTCTGTATTGGTAATGGGACATCTACTCAAGGATTTGGAAATATCCTTAATCAATAGCGGAGGCAATTTACCGCTTTATAGTTATCATAAACTTCTTAAACAAATCTCTCGTAAAATTCGTTGCAGTCTTGATCTTGAAACTATTTGGCAAGAAACAGTCAATAGTCTTGGTAGCGCACTTTCGGTTAGTCGTTGTTTAATTCTTTCTTATTGTTCTACTAAAAAAGAGCTAAAAGTAGAAGCTGAATATCTTCAGGCAGGGTATAGTTCTATGTTGGGATTGAGTCTCAATTGGAAAGCAGAACTTTACCTACGACAAGCTCTCAAATCTCGTTATCCCGTCGCTGTAGATTTGTTAGACAACGATCCTTATCGACAAAAATCAGTTTTGGTAGTTTCCAGTGCTTACAACAATCAGGAAAATGCCCTAATTTGTCTGCAACAATGCGATCGCTATCGTTATTGGACTGTGGCAGAAATGGAATTATTACAAGATCTAGCAGAACAAGTGGGAACTGCGATCGCTCATGCTCAACTTTATCAAGAATTGGAACAGGCTAGTTTTAAGGCTGAAGAAGCAAACCGCCTCAAAAGCGATTTTTTAGCCAACACTTCCCACGAACTTCGTACCCCTCTCAATGGAATCATTGGTTTTCTCAAGCTGCTGTTGGAAGGAATGGCAGATGATCCTGAAGAACAACAAGAATTTATCCAAGAAGCTTACAAATCTTCAATTCACCTGCTCAATTTAATTAACGATATCCTCGATATTGCCAAAATTGAAGCAGGAAAAATGGAATTAGAATTAACTGATGTAGAGTTAGAAGAATTATTTCAAGACGTCGACAACCTCATTCGTACTCAAGCAGAACAAAAACATCTCAGTCTGCAACTCAAACTTCCTGCAACTCTTACCCCTGTAACACTCTTTGGCAATTATCAACGTTTACTTCAGGTAATGCTAAATTTGGTAGGTAATGCGATTAAATTTACCCACGAAGGTGGAATTGTTATTAGTGCAGAAATAAGCAAAAAGAAAACGAATATTGAAAAACGAGAGTTTCCTGGTTTAGTTAAAATCAGTGTTGCAGATACAGGAATTGGCGTATCTTTAGAAAAACAAGCTAAATTATTTGAAAATTTCTTTCAAGTCGATGGTTCGCGAACTAAATCATACGGTGGTACAGGTTTAGGTTTAGCAATTTCCCAAAAATTGATCGAAGCGATGGGTGGAACAATTTCTTTTTATAGTATGGGTGAAGGTTTAGGCTCTACTGTTACTTTTACTGTTCCTTTGAGTCATTTACCAGTAATTAAAACAGTGCAATAA
- a CDS encoding translation elongation factor G, which yields MIARQNVRNIGISAHIDAGKTTISERILFYTGKIHQIHEVKDDDDGATMDYMELEREKGITITSAATTCFWQDYQINLIDTPGHVDFTIEVERSLRVLDGAIMVLCGVAGVQSQSITVDRQMRRYRVPRIAFINKLDRLGANPFRVVIALKEKLKLNPLLLQYPIGLEDEFAGVIDLIEMKAYYYQGEYGEELIIKPIPESLEAEAQTAREKLLDSISILSEEMMTKLLAGEEIPSSLIWETIREGTLSREFTPVLLGSALKNKGIQNLLDAVNLYLPSPIEREVVQAINVETKQEVSITPQADAPVVALAFKLIDHEFGQLTYIRIYAGTLTKGDRLFNPRTQKGIRARRLVRIEVDRYQELDSATVGEIVGLIGIDCASGDTLCSFGTNLSLEEIFVPEPVMTLAITPKSQADIERVNKALHRFTREDPTLKISSDPESYQTLISGMGELHLDIYLERMKREYHAEVYVSAPAVAYRETITKPASFDYTLAKQTGGSGQYAQVIGRLEPCQEQFIFENRVVGGAIPSQFIAACEQGFRDALKTGWLKGYPIIGVKVILNGGSFDPVDSSELAFRFAARVGFEEGFAQAEPTLLEPMMLLEVETPNEFVGRIQSKLLSRRALLLGSEHRDNYVVIRAEVPLAEMFGYATELRSLSQGMATFSMEFAEYRVLSMSMIH from the coding sequence GTGATTGCTCGCCAGAACGTTCGCAACATTGGCATTTCGGCGCACATCGATGCAGGTAAAACTACTATTTCAGAACGAATTCTGTTTTACACTGGCAAAATTCATCAAATCCATGAGGTTAAAGACGATGATGATGGCGCAACTATGGATTACATGGAATTAGAACGAGAGAAAGGAATTACCATCACTTCCGCAGCTACGACTTGTTTTTGGCAAGATTATCAAATTAATCTAATTGATACTCCTGGTCATGTCGATTTTACCATCGAAGTAGAGCGATCGCTTAGGGTTTTAGATGGGGCGATTATGGTGTTGTGCGGTGTCGCTGGTGTTCAGTCTCAGTCGATCACAGTAGACAGACAAATGAGACGTTATCGTGTTCCTAGAATTGCTTTTATTAACAAGTTGGATCGTTTAGGGGCTAATCCTTTCCGTGTTGTCATAGCACTTAAGGAAAAGTTGAAGTTAAATCCTCTACTTTTACAATATCCCATTGGTTTAGAAGACGAATTTGCAGGGGTAATCGATCTGATTGAGATGAAAGCCTATTACTATCAAGGCGAATACGGAGAAGAACTAATTATTAAACCGATTCCCGAATCATTAGAAGCAGAAGCGCAAACAGCGAGGGAAAAATTACTCGATAGCATTTCCATCCTCTCAGAAGAAATGATGACCAAATTACTTGCAGGGGAAGAAATACCATCATCATTGATTTGGGAGACAATTCGGGAAGGAACTTTAAGTCGAGAATTTACTCCAGTATTATTAGGTTCTGCCCTGAAAAATAAGGGAATCCAAAATTTACTCGATGCGGTTAATCTCTATTTACCTTCCCCAATTGAAAGAGAAGTAGTTCAAGCCATTAATGTTGAAACTAAACAGGAAGTATCCATTACTCCTCAAGCAGATGCCCCTGTAGTAGCATTGGCATTTAAACTGATCGATCATGAATTCGGGCAACTTACTTATATTAGAATCTATGCAGGAACTTTAACCAAAGGCGATCGCTTGTTTAATCCTCGTACTCAAAAAGGAATACGCGCCCGTCGTTTAGTCCGCATTGAAGTAGACCGCTATCAAGAATTAGACTCAGCTACAGTAGGAGAAATTGTTGGTTTGATTGGGATTGATTGTGCTTCTGGGGATACGCTTTGTTCTTTTGGTACGAATTTATCTTTAGAAGAAATTTTTGTTCCTGAACCTGTGATGACTTTGGCAATTACTCCCAAAAGTCAAGCAGATATTGAAAGAGTTAATAAAGCTTTACATCGTTTTACCAGAGAAGATCCGACTTTAAAAATTAGTAGCGACCCCGAATCTTATCAAACTCTGATTTCAGGGATGGGAGAACTTCATCTCGATATTTATCTAGAAAGAATGAAGCGAGAATATCACGCGGAAGTTTATGTAAGTGCGCCTGCGGTTGCTTATCGAGAAACAATTACTAAACCAGCCAGTTTTGATTATACTCTGGCTAAACAAACAGGAGGTTCGGGACAATACGCTCAAGTAATTGGACGTTTAGAACCTTGTCAAGAACAATTTATCTTTGAAAATCGAGTTGTTGGTGGTGCGATTCCCTCTCAATTTATTGCTGCTTGCGAACAAGGTTTTCGTGATGCGTTAAAAACTGGGTGGTTAAAGGGTTATCCGATTATTGGAGTCAAAGTGATCCTGAATGGTGGTTCTTTTGATCCTGTTGATTCTTCTGAATTGGCATTTCGTTTTGCTGCCAGAGTAGGTTTTGAGGAAGGATTTGCTCAAGCTGAACCAACTTTACTCGAACCGATGATGTTATTGGAAGTAGAAACTCCTAACGAATTTGTCGGCAGAATCCAAAGTAAATTATTATCTCGTCGTGCCTTACTCTTAGGTTCAGAACATCGGGACAATTATGTAGTTATTCGAGCGGAAGTTCCCTTAGCAGAAATGTTTGGTTACGCTACTGAATTGCGATCGCTTTCTCAAGGGATGGCTACTTTTTCAATGGAATTTGCTGAATATCGAGTTTTATCAATGTCAATGATTCATTAA